In Ruminiclostridium papyrosolvens DSM 2782, the following proteins share a genomic window:
- a CDS encoding cation-translocating P-type ATPase — MNNNYNLSTDEVLKKLNTSMEGISGKEIDRLRGQYGFNELKAENKAGFFKVFFSQFKDFLVIILLIAGVISLFLKDYESAIVIFAVTILNSILGTVQHFKAEKSLDSLKTLSSPIAKVIRNNEKIEIPSREVLVGDILLLEAGDFVSADGRILENYSLQVNESSLTGESESVLKETEVIKDTEIAIGDRKNMVFTGSLITYGRAVVAVTDIGMSTELGKIAHLMDSAKSKETPLQVSLDKFGKKLAVAILVLCGIIFAANVLRGYSLIDSFMFAIALAVAAIPEALSSIVTIVLAIGTQKMAKENAIIRKLHSVESLGSVSVICSDKTGTLTQNKMVAEKVFVGSKVLESRGLSMEDTLQRTVVKMSALASDATITGDKGVGDPTELAFIKLANNYGYEEEDLRKEYPRLSEVPFDSDRKLMSTFHNIEGQYMMFTKGAPDIILSRVSNIAQENGERPISQSDIEMLEGINRDFSNDGLRVLAFAYKKFDSQANISVEDEKSLTFVGLIAMIDPPREESKLAVADCIKAGIKPVMITGDHKITASAIARQIGIMTENGRAVEGTDVEKMSDEELRNNVEDISVYARVSPEHKIRIVKAWQDKGNVVAMTGDGVNDAPALKQADIGVAMGKVGTEVAKDAASMILVDDNFATIVKAVSNGRSIYTNIKNSIKFLLSGNTAGILAVLYTSILALPLPFTAMHLLFINLLTDSMPAIALGLEPYRKDALNSKPRDINEPLLNKGFLFHVLFEGAVIAASTLAAFYYGLSKGDATLASTMAFAVLALSRMIHGFNCRSKYPIYKVGIFSNIFLWGALLIGVALLALVLWIPLLQSLFTVNPAVLENLGIIVLLALVPLVVIQIYKAIRTGMNSNSKMTKQ; from the coding sequence ATGAATAATAACTACAACCTGTCCACTGATGAAGTTCTAAAAAAACTCAACACCAGTATGGAAGGTATATCCGGTAAAGAAATAGACCGTCTTAGAGGCCAATACGGATTTAATGAACTGAAAGCCGAGAATAAGGCAGGTTTCTTTAAAGTTTTCTTCAGTCAGTTTAAAGATTTTCTGGTAATAATCCTTCTCATTGCAGGTGTTATTTCTCTGTTTCTAAAAGATTATGAAAGTGCAATAGTAATCTTTGCAGTTACTATACTTAACTCAATTTTAGGCACGGTTCAGCATTTTAAGGCAGAAAAATCCCTTGACAGCTTAAAAACACTTTCATCTCCAATTGCTAAGGTTATAAGGAATAATGAAAAAATTGAAATACCGTCCCGTGAAGTTTTGGTAGGTGATATACTTCTTCTTGAAGCAGGCGACTTTGTAAGCGCAGACGGAAGAATCCTTGAAAATTACAGTCTTCAGGTAAATGAAAGCTCACTTACCGGAGAATCTGAAAGCGTACTTAAAGAAACAGAAGTAATCAAAGATACTGAAATCGCTATAGGCGACAGAAAGAATATGGTGTTTACAGGCAGCCTTATTACTTACGGTAGAGCCGTTGTGGCAGTTACAGATATAGGAATGTCTACCGAGCTTGGAAAAATCGCTCATTTAATGGACTCGGCTAAAAGTAAGGAAACTCCCCTGCAAGTCAGTCTTGATAAGTTCGGAAAAAAGCTGGCTGTTGCCATACTTGTACTGTGCGGAATAATATTTGCTGCAAATGTTTTAAGAGGCTACTCCCTTATAGATTCATTTATGTTCGCAATAGCACTGGCTGTTGCTGCCATTCCTGAAGCACTTAGCTCCATTGTTACCATTGTACTTGCAATAGGTACTCAGAAAATGGCCAAGGAAAATGCTATTATAAGAAAACTTCACTCTGTAGAAAGCCTTGGAAGTGTTTCTGTAATTTGCTCCGACAAAACCGGTACACTCACACAAAATAAAATGGTGGCAGAAAAAGTATTCGTTGGTTCAAAGGTTCTGGAATCCCGCGGCCTTTCAATGGAAGATACTCTCCAAAGAACAGTTGTAAAAATGAGTGCTTTGGCAAGTGATGCTACCATAACAGGTGACAAAGGCGTGGGCGACCCCACTGAGCTGGCTTTTATAAAGCTTGCAAATAATTACGGCTATGAAGAAGAAGACCTTCGCAAGGAATACCCAAGACTTTCCGAAGTCCCTTTTGACTCAGACAGAAAGCTTATGAGTACTTTTCATAACATTGAAGGCCAGTACATGATGTTTACAAAGGGTGCTCCCGATATTATTCTCAGCAGAGTAAGTAATATTGCACAAGAAAACGGAGAAAGGCCCATATCCCAAAGTGACATAGAAATGTTGGAAGGGATAAACAGGGACTTTTCCAATGACGGTTTAAGAGTTCTTGCATTTGCATATAAAAAGTTTGACTCCCAGGCAAATATTTCTGTTGAAGACGAAAAGTCTCTTACATTTGTAGGATTAATTGCTATGATTGATCCGCCTCGTGAGGAATCAAAGCTTGCAGTTGCAGACTGTATTAAAGCCGGAATTAAGCCTGTAATGATAACAGGAGACCACAAGATTACTGCCTCTGCAATAGCTCGTCAAATCGGCATCATGACAGAAAACGGAAGAGCCGTAGAAGGTACCGACGTTGAAAAAATGTCCGATGAAGAATTAAGAAATAATGTTGAAGACATTTCAGTTTATGCACGTGTATCCCCTGAGCATAAAATAAGAATAGTTAAAGCATGGCAGGACAAAGGAAATGTTGTTGCAATGACAGGAGACGGAGTAAACGATGCACCCGCCCTGAAACAGGCAGACATAGGCGTAGCTATGGGGAAAGTAGGCACTGAGGTAGCAAAGGATGCCGCATCCATGATTCTTGTGGACGACAATTTCGCTACTATTGTTAAGGCGGTGTCAAACGGCCGAAGTATTTATACAAATATTAAAAATTCCATAAAGTTTCTGCTTTCAGGAAATACAGCCGGAATACTTGCTGTTCTGTACACTTCCATTCTGGCACTTCCTCTTCCTTTTACAGCAATGCATTTATTGTTTATAAATCTTCTTACTGATTCCATGCCGGCTATAGCCCTTGGGTTAGAGCCTTACAGAAAAGATGCGCTGAATTCCAAGCCTCGTGATATTAATGAACCACTGCTAAACAAAGGCTTTTTGTTCCACGTTCTTTTTGAAGGTGCAGTTATTGCCGCCAGTACTCTTGCAGCCTTTTACTATGGGTTAAGCAAAGGCGATGCCACCCTTGCAAGCACTATGGCTTTTGCAGTTCTCGCCTTATCACGAATGATTCATGGCTTCAACTGCCGCTCAAAGTACCCCATATATAAAGTCGGAATTTTTTCAAATATATTCCTCTGGGGTGCCTTGCTTATAGGAGTTGCATTACTGGCATTGGTACTATGGATTCCTTTACTCCAAAGCCTTTTCACAGTCAATCCCGCCGTCTTGGAAAATCTGGGAATAATTGTTCTTCTGGCATTAGTTCCACTGGTTGTTATTCAAATATACAAAGCTATAAGAACGGGTATGAATAGTAATAGTAAAATGACCAAACAATAA
- the lepB gene encoding signal peptidase I, producing the protein MKILRELLGWVGTILGSVVLALIVIIFIFQPTSVDGHSMDNTLHDKEKIIINKTQNIFHGKPKYGDIVIIDSRVDRKRTFWDNVIDPLKYNILVSKFTENTQQIFWVKRVIGKAGDELQFKDGKVIRNGITLEEKYIKEPMRYQSENIIKVPEDCVFVMGDNRNESKDSRVIGPVPNDHVVGKYLFKLG; encoded by the coding sequence ATGAAAATTTTAAGAGAATTATTAGGCTGGGTAGGAACAATACTGGGGTCTGTGGTTTTGGCATTGATAGTTATAATATTTATATTTCAGCCAACCAGCGTAGACGGACATTCAATGGATAATACTTTGCACGATAAAGAAAAAATAATAATTAATAAGACTCAGAATATATTTCACGGTAAACCAAAATACGGAGACATTGTTATAATTGACAGCAGGGTAGACAGAAAAAGAACCTTTTGGGACAACGTTATAGATCCTCTCAAATACAATATTCTTGTATCAAAGTTTACCGAAAATACTCAGCAGATATTCTGGGTTAAGAGAGTAATAGGCAAAGCCGGAGACGAATTGCAGTTCAAGGACGGAAAAGTTATACGCAACGGTATAACGTTAGAAGAAAAATACATAAAAGAGCCAATGCGTTATCAATCAGAAAACATAATAAAGGTTCCGGAGGATTGCGTATTTGTTATGGGAGACAACAGAAATGAAAGCAAGGACAGCAGAGTGATAGGCCCTGTACCAAATGACCATGTAGTGGGTAAGTATTTATTCAAACTTGGTTAA
- a CDS encoding PQQ-binding-like beta-propeller repeat protein — translation MTRYRRRRATNRFKVILTILILSLITTGIMIVLSKTGNLGKLGNSKNSSAVNTTARDSQNEVDETEPEPVADPMPAEITDQSKLKASWTTNSNFDGAKAFTEFAFQNTLKNGTKMQSWIFRNNTPLKEYTVKNKNKISFGASDTYSDLEGITTFRGNNYRDNASFGTRTVNQKKLEIVWKKTGLGAISGEGSFWPGTGWTGQPLIVHWSEDVRKLMNINSDMKSKDLVEIIYPTLDGNIYFLDLETGKPTRNPIKIGYPIKGTGMIDPRGYPILYTGMGINDNGGKYSEYKYRIFNLLNQKEMYSIFGRDQVAFRGWGANDSSAILDKNTDTLLNCGENGLVYKVKMNTKFDKAAGTLSVAPQITKYRYRSPYNDEQGIENSPAVYKNYMYFCDNGGTLQCLDLNTMKPVWIYETGDDTDSSIVIEETKDGVFLYTANQVDKRGENGKKKFDNCNIRKINAKTGELVWQKDYKCIYNYYINGGSLGTPVLGKDDISNMVIFNICFTGSNTDGNMIALDKNTGEEIWNKKLSAYSWCSPVDFKSSDGKTYLVYTDYAGYMRLVDPKDGKTLDSVSLEGNVESSPAIYNDTLVVGSYAKKIFGIKVK, via the coding sequence ATGACTAGATATAGAAGAAGAAGGGCAACCAACAGATTTAAAGTAATACTGACTATTTTAATACTATCGTTGATAACAACAGGTATCATGATTGTATTAAGCAAAACAGGTAATTTAGGGAAATTAGGAAACAGTAAAAATTCCTCTGCTGTAAATACTACTGCGAGAGACAGTCAGAATGAGGTTGATGAAACAGAACCTGAGCCGGTAGCAGACCCAATGCCCGCAGAAATAACAGACCAGAGTAAGTTGAAGGCCTCATGGACTACAAATTCAAATTTTGACGGTGCAAAGGCTTTTACGGAATTTGCATTCCAGAATACATTGAAAAACGGAACTAAAATGCAAAGCTGGATATTTAGAAACAATACTCCTTTGAAGGAATATACGGTAAAAAACAAGAACAAAATCAGCTTTGGTGCATCTGATACTTATTCAGACCTGGAAGGTATAACAACGTTCAGAGGAAACAATTATAGAGATAATGCATCATTTGGTACACGTACCGTGAATCAGAAAAAGCTGGAGATAGTGTGGAAAAAAACCGGACTGGGGGCTATTTCAGGAGAAGGCAGCTTTTGGCCGGGAACAGGCTGGACAGGGCAGCCCCTCATTGTTCATTGGTCTGAAGACGTAAGAAAGCTGATGAACATTAACAGTGATATGAAGTCAAAAGATCTTGTTGAGATCATATATCCTACTCTTGACGGAAATATATATTTCCTTGACCTTGAAACGGGAAAACCCACCAGAAATCCAATCAAAATCGGTTATCCGATTAAGGGAACAGGTATGATTGACCCGAGAGGCTATCCGATACTCTACACTGGAATGGGAATAAATGATAACGGCGGAAAATACAGCGAATACAAATACAGAATTTTTAATCTCCTGAACCAGAAGGAGATGTACTCAATATTCGGCAGAGATCAGGTTGCATTCAGAGGTTGGGGAGCCAATGATTCATCTGCAATTCTGGATAAAAATACAGATACACTCCTTAACTGCGGTGAAAACGGACTTGTATACAAGGTGAAAATGAATACAAAATTCGATAAGGCAGCGGGAACCCTTTCAGTAGCACCTCAAATTACCAAATACCGTTACAGAAGTCCATACAATGACGAACAGGGTATAGAAAATTCACCTGCAGTATATAAAAACTATATGTATTTCTGTGATAACGGAGGTACACTGCAATGTCTGGACCTGAATACTATGAAACCTGTGTGGATATATGAAACAGGGGATGATACCGACAGTTCTATTGTAATAGAAGAAACAAAGGACGGAGTGTTCTTGTATACTGCAAACCAAGTTGATAAGCGTGGTGAAAATGGTAAAAAGAAATTTGATAATTGCAATATTCGAAAAATAAACGCAAAAACAGGTGAGCTTGTATGGCAAAAGGATTACAAGTGTATCTACAACTATTATATAAACGGCGGTTCACTGGGAACTCCGGTACTTGGTAAAGACGATATAAGTAATATGGTTATATTCAACATTTGCTTTACAGGTTCAAATACAGACGGAAACATGATTGCTTTGGATAAAAACACCGGGGAAGAAATATGGAATAAGAAACTCTCAGCGTATAGCTGGTGTTCTCCCGTTGACTTCAAAAGCTCTGATGGGAAAACTTATTTAGTGTATACAGACTACGCAGGGTACATGCGTCTGGTAGACCCTAAAGACGGAAAAACCCTTGATTCGGTATCCTTGGAGGGAAATGTAGAATCCTCTCCTGCTATTTACAACGATACTCTGGTAGTAGGAAGCTATGCTAAGAAGATATTTGGAATAAAGGTAAAATAA
- a CDS encoding acyl-[acyl-carrier-protein] thioesterase, producing the protein MNPLSIYKKNYHVDYGDADYFKRLKLSYLFNFFQNIAGLHSESTDLGIGKLQNEYGVAWVMVRMMVDINRMPGINEDISIETWPVSPKKMTIERNFIVRDMKGNILVNAISSWVILDLQKRQMVKIDSMLPKQHPEFIESKAIDRKFEKLKPTGELHSVYKKLVGFSDLDINGHVNNAKYIDYILDCFSLDKHEKYSAESIQINYVNEAVAGDIISLYRNTEEIEGNHKRVYIQGVSETDKKVYFEADIKVQ; encoded by the coding sequence ATGAACCCGCTTTCGATATACAAAAAGAACTATCATGTTGATTATGGCGATGCTGATTATTTTAAAAGACTAAAACTCAGTTATCTTTTTAACTTTTTTCAGAATATCGCAGGCCTCCACTCAGAGAGTACAGACCTTGGTATAGGAAAATTGCAGAACGAATATGGTGTGGCGTGGGTAATGGTTCGAATGATGGTGGATATTAACAGGATGCCCGGTATTAATGAAGATATTTCAATTGAGACATGGCCGGTATCACCCAAGAAAATGACAATAGAAAGAAATTTTATTGTCAGGGATATGAAGGGGAATATTCTTGTTAATGCAATCTCAAGCTGGGTTATACTGGACTTACAGAAACGTCAGATGGTTAAAATAGATTCAATGCTTCCAAAGCAGCATCCTGAATTTATAGAATCAAAAGCAATAGACAGGAAATTTGAAAAGCTGAAGCCAACAGGCGAGTTGCATTCCGTGTACAAAAAGCTTGTAGGCTTTAGTGACCTTGATATTAACGGTCATGTAAATAATGCAAAATATATAGACTATATATTAGACTGTTTTTCCTTAGATAAGCATGAAAAGTATAGTGCTGAATCAATTCAAATAAATTATGTAAATGAAGCAGTTGCCGGAGATATTATTTCTTTGTACAGGAATACTGAGGAGATAGAAGGAAACCACAAAAGAGTGTATATTCAAGGGGTAAGTGAAACTGACAAAAAGGTATATTTTGAAGCAGACATCAAGGTACAGTAG
- a CDS encoding PQQ-binding-like beta-propeller repeat protein: MSRRRKNVNKLLPALVVALLAILVAMIAIYLVYTGKLPPKVSNKTPQTSTQTTANATSSVSTGTVAENTPTDDTDKEQKPTESTNPSDLLISWKNPSSFISKAAMGDGSFKKTFKDGNIRYWRLVSNQVTSGYNPPYNLAFGSSEMYSELEGVTTFRGNNYRTAPSWGKADVKEKKLEIVWTHDIGAVSGVGSYWPGAGWTGQPLLAHWSPDVRKIMNINNNLKDKDLVEVIYPVFDGHIYFLDMETGKESRPRINLRFTVKGTGMVDPRGYPLFYTGQGLNENDGRKGAFKYRIYDLIHQKEIFSMPGNDPVAFRPWGANDSSALLNRYTDTLLDCGENGLVYKTKLNTKFDKKAGTISINPSITKYRYKSSYSPEQGIENSPAVYRNLMYFADNGGTIQCLDINKLEPVWIFKSGDDTDSSITIEETDEGVFLYTANEVDKRGKSGARANCNVRKLNALTGELVWQKDYSCVYQNYINGGALATPVIGKNDISDIVIFNVALTGSTSDGTLVALDKKTGKEVWKRQLDAYSWSSPVDFMSKDGKTYMLLCDFKGYMHLVDPKTGEDLDKISVGGNVEASPSVYNDMAVVGTYAKKIYGVKIK; encoded by the coding sequence ATGAGCAGAAGAAGAAAAAATGTTAATAAGCTGCTTCCCGCACTAGTTGTTGCTTTGCTTGCTATATTAGTAGCTATGATAGCAATATACTTGGTTTATACCGGGAAGCTTCCACCAAAGGTATCAAATAAAACACCGCAGACTTCTACGCAGACGACTGCAAACGCTACCTCGTCGGTTTCAACGGGTACTGTTGCAGAGAATACTCCAACTGATGATACGGATAAGGAACAGAAACCCACTGAAAGTACTAACCCAAGTGATCTTTTGATTTCGTGGAAGAACCCATCAAGTTTTATATCAAAGGCTGCAATGGGGGACGGTTCATTTAAGAAAACATTTAAAGATGGAAACATAAGGTACTGGAGACTTGTAAGCAATCAGGTAACATCAGGCTACAATCCGCCTTACAACCTTGCTTTTGGTTCTTCCGAAATGTACTCGGAACTTGAAGGTGTTACTACCTTCAGAGGAAATAACTATAGGACGGCTCCTTCATGGGGAAAAGCTGATGTTAAGGAGAAAAAGCTTGAAATAGTGTGGACACATGACATTGGGGCTGTTTCAGGGGTAGGAAGCTACTGGCCCGGTGCAGGTTGGACGGGGCAGCCGCTTTTGGCTCACTGGTCACCGGATGTCAGAAAAATAATGAACATAAATAATAATTTAAAGGACAAGGATCTTGTGGAAGTAATATATCCTGTATTTGACGGACATATTTATTTCCTTGACATGGAGACGGGAAAAGAGTCCAGACCCCGCATAAATCTAAGGTTTACCGTTAAAGGAACAGGTATGGTTGACCCAAGGGGGTATCCTCTATTTTATACTGGACAAGGCCTTAACGAGAATGATGGCAGAAAAGGTGCTTTCAAATACAGGATATATGATTTGATTCACCAAAAGGAGATTTTTTCAATGCCGGGAAATGACCCCGTTGCATTCAGACCATGGGGAGCAAATGATTCCTCCGCATTGCTGAACAGATACACCGATACGCTATTGGATTGCGGTGAAAACGGTCTTGTTTACAAGACAAAGCTAAATACAAAGTTTGATAAGAAAGCAGGAACAATATCAATTAATCCTTCAATAACAAAATACCGTTACAAGAGCAGTTACAGTCCAGAACAAGGAATTGAAAATTCACCTGCTGTATACAGGAACCTGATGTATTTTGCCGATAACGGAGGAACTATACAGTGCTTGGACATCAACAAACTTGAACCTGTTTGGATTTTTAAATCAGGTGACGATACTGATAGTTCCATAACTATAGAAGAAACTGACGAAGGAGTATTCCTCTACACAGCAAATGAGGTTGATAAACGAGGAAAATCAGGAGCCAGGGCAAACTGCAACGTAAGAAAGCTTAATGCACTGACTGGAGAGCTTGTATGGCAGAAGGATTATTCCTGTGTTTACCAGAATTATATAAATGGAGGGGCGTTGGCAACTCCTGTAATCGGAAAAAATGATATAAGTGATATTGTTATATTCAATGTAGCACTTACAGGCTCTACAAGTGATGGAACACTTGTGGCACTGGATAAGAAGACAGGTAAAGAGGTTTGGAAGAGGCAGTTGGACGCATACAGTTGGAGTTCTCCTGTAGATTTTATGTCCAAAGACGGAAAGACCTATATGCTGCTTTGTGACTTTAAAGGATATATGCATTTGGTAGACCCTAAAACAGGTGAGGATTTGGATAAAATCTCAGTTGGTGGGAATGTAGAAGCATCACCTTCAGTATACAATGATATGGCGGTAGTAGGTACTTATGCAAAAAAAATATACGGAGTAAAAATCAAGTAA